The proteins below come from a single Halobacillus salinarum genomic window:
- the asnB gene encoding asparagine synthase (glutamine-hydrolyzing) — MCGITGWVDWSKNLSKNKETLKAMTDAIEHRGPDAEGFWLKDHAALGHRRLIVIDPEGGAQPMVYQIGEDHIALTYNGELYNYLELRDELLAKGHDIKTNSDTEVLLHAYLEWDTDCIRHFNGIFAFGIWDERQDRLMLGRDHLGVKPLFFAEREGQIIFGSEIKSLLSHPDVEPEVDTEGLAEVFGLGPMRTPGKAVFKGIQEVRAGHFMTFSENNSSDEKYWMLKSKEHTDDVETTVNTIRELLEDTVKRQLIADKPLVTMLSGGLDSSGLTAMAGKEFREDSKALSTYSIDFVNSEADFEEDFLRRDLDEPWVNRVSEHVGTNHTSIVLDSDKLVDHLLVPMRARDLPGVGEIETSLYLLFTEMKKDATVALSGESADEVFSGYPWFHQEEYLDADIFPWLMNLGNMGGILKDDIQEKLQLKQYQKERYQEALEEIPELEGETGMEAKQRRMSYMFITRFLPFMLDRKDRASMMTGFEVRVPFCDYRLVEYLWNIPYEMKRIDDIEKGILRRAFADYLPEDVRYRKKSAYPSTKDDEYLQRVQRWMLNVLDDPDSPILSLIKEDVVREIAEGRHPGIDGSRAKGLLDYLLQINAWLKEYQIRINL; from the coding sequence ATGTGTGGTATTACAGGATGGGTGGATTGGTCTAAAAATCTTTCCAAAAATAAAGAAACTTTAAAAGCGATGACAGATGCAATCGAACACAGGGGACCGGATGCTGAAGGATTTTGGTTGAAGGATCATGCGGCACTTGGGCATCGCAGACTTATTGTTATAGATCCCGAAGGCGGCGCACAACCGATGGTGTATCAAATTGGCGAGGATCACATTGCCCTTACCTACAACGGAGAACTCTATAATTACTTAGAGCTTCGTGATGAATTACTGGCAAAAGGTCATGACATTAAAACAAATTCTGATACTGAGGTTTTACTGCATGCTTATTTAGAATGGGACACGGATTGCATTCGACATTTCAATGGGATTTTTGCCTTTGGCATTTGGGATGAACGACAGGATCGGCTTATGCTTGGAAGGGATCATTTAGGTGTAAAGCCTTTATTCTTTGCCGAACGTGAGGGGCAGATTATTTTTGGATCTGAAATTAAATCCCTGCTTTCCCATCCTGATGTAGAACCGGAAGTGGATACAGAGGGCTTAGCTGAAGTATTTGGGCTGGGACCAATGAGGACTCCAGGGAAAGCTGTCTTTAAAGGCATCCAGGAAGTAAGAGCCGGCCACTTTATGACCTTCTCTGAGAATAATTCCAGTGATGAAAAGTACTGGATGCTTAAAAGTAAAGAGCACACAGATGACGTTGAGACAACTGTAAACACGATACGTGAATTATTAGAAGATACTGTAAAGCGGCAGTTAATTGCAGATAAACCGCTTGTTACCATGCTTTCTGGGGGATTAGACTCCAGTGGGCTCACGGCTATGGCTGGAAAAGAATTCCGAGAAGATAGCAAGGCTCTTTCCACTTATTCCATCGACTTTGTTAACAGTGAAGCTGATTTTGAAGAAGACTTTTTAAGAAGGGATTTAGATGAACCCTGGGTAAATCGAGTGTCTGAACATGTCGGAACAAATCATACATCCATTGTTCTTGACTCGGACAAGCTGGTAGATCATTTGCTCGTTCCGATGCGTGCCAGAGACTTGCCTGGAGTAGGCGAAATTGAAACATCCTTGTACCTTTTATTCACGGAAATGAAGAAGGATGCCACTGTTGCCCTTTCTGGCGAATCAGCAGATGAAGTCTTCTCTGGGTATCCATGGTTTCATCAAGAAGAGTATTTAGATGCGGATATTTTCCCATGGTTAATGAACTTAGGCAATATGGGAGGTATATTAAAAGACGATATTCAGGAAAAACTGCAACTGAAGCAGTACCAAAAGGAAAGGTACCAAGAAGCGCTTGAAGAAATTCCTGAGTTAGAGGGAGAAACGGGGATGGAGGCTAAGCAACGACGCATGTCCTATATGTTTATTACCCGGTTTCTTCCCTTTATGCTTGATCGTAAGGACCGGGCAAGTATGATGACTGGATTTGAAGTTCGCGTTCCATTTTGTGATTACCGTCTCGTAGAGTATCTGTGGAATATTCCATATGAGATGAAAAGAATTGATGATATTGAAAAAGGGATTCTGCGACGAGCATTTGCAGATTATTTGCCTGAGGATGTCCGTTATCGGAAAAAGAGTGCGTATCCAAGTACAAAAGATGATGAATATTTGCAACGTGTTCAAAGATGGATGTTAAACGTACTGGATGATCCAGACTCCCCTATTCTTTCATTAATCAAAGAGGATGTGGTGAGAGAGATAGCGGAGGGCAGACATCCGGGTATAGACGGTTCAAGAGCGAAAGGGCTTCTTGATTACCTCCTGCAAATTAATGCGTGGCTTAAAGAATATCAAATTCGCATCAATCTTTAA
- a CDS encoding flavin monoamine oxidase family protein, which yields MMRFNNSNDLKYPEDLLSIIRNGLSPKKKDKHILIAGAGMAGLVTGSLLKQAGYRITIIEANNRIGGRIFTVRKPFTQGNYLDVGAMRIPDTHELAMAYIQKFHLSLHPFMNTSDKDFIFVNNVLTTKRYYEKHPEVLQYPLVGWEKGKTATELLTAAIQPFLDKYENSNQEEKNHLKQEYSRYSIGEFLKYNPLGPSLSKAAVRLIGVLLGIEGFPEFSFLDILTDIIYPIFNKETQFFEINGGNDHLPHAFLPHLASNIVFNQRIKRIYQSSEGVTFETAHTVNGDTYLFSGDEAVITLPFTVLQFIDMIPFESVSFQKRKAICELPSVPSIKIGMEFKHRFWETMNYGNIISDQPIRFTYPSSHQNPFNSSGVLLASYSWGQNALLWNSVSPSQMTEMVLKDLANVYGTVVYKEFRQSISFNWSRNPFSAGCFTLFIPGQGENFSEYIRQPEGKLHFAGEHTSNFHGWIEGAIESGIRAAYELHQGIER from the coding sequence ATGATGCGCTTCAATAATTCTAACGATCTGAAATATCCTGAGGATCTGCTGTCCATCATTCGAAATGGACTGTCTCCTAAAAAGAAAGACAAACATATTCTTATTGCAGGAGCTGGTATGGCCGGACTTGTAACGGGGTCATTGTTAAAACAAGCAGGTTACCGAATCACGATCATCGAAGCAAATAATCGGATTGGCGGGCGGATTTTCACCGTGAGAAAGCCTTTCACACAAGGAAATTATTTAGATGTAGGAGCGATGAGAATCCCGGATACCCATGAACTGGCCATGGCCTATATTCAGAAGTTTCACCTTTCCTTACATCCCTTTATGAATACTTCCGATAAGGATTTTATATTCGTAAATAACGTTTTGACGACCAAGAGGTATTACGAAAAACACCCAGAAGTCCTCCAGTATCCGCTCGTTGGATGGGAAAAAGGAAAAACAGCAACAGAGCTGCTCACGGCTGCAATTCAGCCGTTTCTTGACAAATATGAGAACAGTAATCAGGAGGAGAAAAACCATTTAAAACAGGAGTATTCTCGTTATTCAATAGGAGAATTTTTAAAATATAACCCTTTAGGTCCTTCCTTGTCCAAAGCAGCAGTACGGTTGATCGGAGTATTATTAGGAATTGAAGGGTTTCCTGAATTTTCTTTTTTAGATATTTTAACAGACATTATCTATCCCATTTTTAATAAAGAAACGCAGTTTTTTGAAATCAACGGTGGGAACGACCATCTTCCTCATGCGTTTCTTCCTCATTTGGCCTCCAATATCGTTTTCAACCAACGGATAAAAAGAATTTACCAAAGTTCCGAAGGAGTTACGTTTGAAACAGCCCATACGGTTAATGGAGATACTTATCTTTTTTCTGGAGATGAGGCTGTTATTACCTTGCCTTTTACAGTGTTGCAATTTATCGACATGATTCCTTTTGAGTCAGTATCTTTTCAGAAACGCAAAGCCATCTGTGAACTGCCTAGCGTGCCCTCCATAAAAATTGGAATGGAATTTAAACACCGTTTCTGGGAAACCATGAATTACGGAAATATTATCTCAGATCAGCCGATAAGGTTTACATACCCTTCAAGCCATCAGAACCCTTTTAATTCCTCTGGAGTACTTCTTGCCAGCTACAGCTGGGGTCAGAATGCTTTACTTTGGAACAGCGTATCACCCAGTCAGATGACAGAAATGGTCTTAAAAGATTTGGCAAACGTTTATGGGACGGTTGTGTATAAAGAATTCAGACAAAGTATTTCGTTCAATTGGTCAAGGAACCCTTTTTCAGCGGGCTGCTTTACATTATTCATTCCCGGCCAAGGGGAGAACTTCTCTGAATACATTCGCCAACCTGAAGGAAAACTGCACTTTGCCGGCGAACATACCTCTAATTTTCACGGGTGGATAGAAGGAGCTATTGAATCAGGAATAAGAGCTGCTTATGAACTTCATCAAGGAATCGAGCGTTAA
- a CDS encoding LysM peptidoglycan-binding domain-containing protein codes for MQVYVVQPGDTLWGISQRYNSSISQIGLLNGLNDWNRLVVGQALVIPELAKEYVVKQGDSLWGIAQQFGISVQELAQFNQITDPKLLYVGDLLRLPYVRYTVQPGDSLWAVARRFGVSVEEIMTNNTLSDPALIYAGQTLYIPAPSLPAIDVNAYTTSIDSQGAQEVLYLGRNFTYLSPFMHSVRNDGSVSNIEDAPLLEAAQANDVAPLFVLTNFAEGSFDSDLAATILRNPELQNKVISNVLNKMAEKHYSGLNIDFEYVYPEDRQNYNDFLKRVTEQLHERGYIVSTALAPKISGDQQGLLYEAHDYAQQAQIVDFIILMTYEWGWAGGRPWAIAPINKVKEVLDYAVTVIPRDKIVMGVPLYGRDWKIPWVEGTYARTVSPKQAVQLASLYGVPIQYNEQYQSPYFRYADEQGQQHEVWFEDARSVQAKYDVVKEYGLRGISYWVLGNPFPQNWPVLQTNFTVHKR; via the coding sequence ATGCAAGTTTATGTGGTGCAGCCGGGAGATACATTGTGGGGAATTTCACAAAGGTATAACTCTTCCATCAGTCAAATTGGTTTACTTAATGGACTTAATGATTGGAATCGACTTGTAGTGGGGCAGGCATTGGTCATTCCCGAATTAGCGAAGGAATATGTTGTAAAGCAAGGCGACAGCCTGTGGGGAATCGCTCAACAGTTTGGAATTTCTGTTCAAGAGCTTGCTCAATTCAATCAGATTACCGATCCGAAGCTCCTCTACGTAGGCGATTTACTGCGTCTGCCTTACGTACGTTACACAGTTCAGCCTGGAGATTCTTTATGGGCGGTTGCACGCCGGTTTGGCGTGTCAGTAGAAGAGATTATGACAAACAATACTCTCTCGGATCCAGCTTTAATCTATGCCGGCCAAACCCTTTATATCCCTGCACCAAGTTTACCCGCCATTGATGTGAATGCTTATACGACTTCGATTGATTCACAAGGAGCTCAGGAAGTATTATATTTAGGACGTAATTTTACTTATTTATCTCCATTTATGCACTCGGTAAGGAACGACGGCTCAGTTTCCAATATAGAGGACGCTCCGTTGTTAGAAGCTGCACAGGCGAATGATGTGGCTCCTTTATTTGTGCTTACCAATTTTGCAGAGGGTTCCTTTGATTCTGATCTAGCAGCGACCATCCTTAGAAATCCAGAACTGCAAAACAAAGTGATCTCCAATGTGTTAAATAAAATGGCAGAGAAACATTATTCGGGTCTGAATATCGATTTCGAATATGTCTACCCTGAGGATCGGCAAAATTACAACGACTTTTTAAAACGAGTGACTGAGCAATTACATGAACGTGGATACATCGTTTCTACTGCTTTAGCACCAAAGATCTCCGGAGACCAGCAGGGCTTGCTTTATGAGGCTCATGATTATGCTCAACAGGCTCAAATTGTAGATTTTATCATATTAATGACTTATGAATGGGGATGGGCGGGAGGGAGACCCTGGGCAATTGCACCGATCAACAAAGTAAAAGAAGTGCTGGATTATGCGGTCACGGTTATCCCAAGGGATAAAATTGTTATGGGCGTGCCTCTTTACGGACGGGACTGGAAGATTCCATGGGTGGAAGGCACTTATGCGCGTACCGTCAGTCCAAAACAAGCGGTGCAATTAGCTTCATTATATGGCGTTCCAATTCAATATAACGAGCAGTATCAATCCCCTTATTTTCGATATGCAGACGAACAAGGCCAGCAGCATGAAGTTTGGTTTGAAGACGCCCGGAGTGTTCAAGCTAAATATGATGTTGTTAAAGAGTATGGTTTAAGAGGGATAAGTTATTGGGTGCTCGGCAATCCCTTCCCGCAGAACTGGCCGGTATTACAAACGAACTTTACTGTTCACAAACGATAA
- a CDS encoding Na+/H+ antiporter NhaC family protein encodes MDHSWVALIPFILVIPISILTKQVQPGLFVGLIVGAYIIEPSLLGGIKTALSYIVDNVVESSNIRIIIFLYGFAGLISMIKFTGGIKGFVHLVNDKVKTKKSAMFLTWITTLGTFSDPDFRIVTVAPIMKALRKRLKMSKQRIGFAIEMTSNPVVALVPIATAFVGYMVTTIGDALQEAGIDQEPYMVYVKSIPFNFFSLVLILIGIYYSFFKKPKESESDEAMQQNSGENAEEQQGEEGLDACHRAYEQDTAIKPLNLLLPLITFLGLTIFLSWWDGHKGADSVFQAFIRSDALGVMLESLLISLILAFIYFMFQKYKVSKLVSHFIKGGNELMSVILLLALIWGVSAVSEDLGFSDYITGHVDWIPHLFVAPVIFLLGGVISYFIGSSWGTWGLLMPLGITLAHDAGVNILLVIGAVFASGTFGAFASPLSDNSVTLCTIMDLDVIKYSKKKLAPALIGAGISAVLFGVFSFFMR; translated from the coding sequence ATGGATCATTCATGGGTCGCTTTAATACCTTTTATATTAGTCATACCTATATCAATTTTAACGAAACAGGTCCAGCCTGGATTGTTTGTTGGTTTAATTGTGGGCGCCTATATTATAGAACCAAGCTTGTTAGGAGGCATCAAAACCGCCTTATCCTATATAGTGGATAATGTAGTCGAATCCAGCAACATCCGCATTATTATTTTTTTGTATGGCTTTGCAGGTCTTATCAGCATGATAAAATTCACGGGAGGCATTAAAGGATTCGTTCATCTGGTGAACGATAAAGTAAAAACGAAAAAAAGTGCGATGTTTTTAACGTGGATTACGACATTAGGGACTTTTAGTGATCCGGATTTCCGCATCGTAACGGTGGCTCCAATTATGAAGGCTTTGCGGAAACGATTAAAAATGTCGAAACAAAGGATTGGTTTTGCCATTGAAATGACCTCGAATCCCGTCGTTGCCTTGGTACCTATCGCAACAGCATTCGTCGGCTATATGGTTACGACGATAGGCGATGCTTTGCAAGAAGCAGGAATTGATCAAGAACCTTACATGGTGTATGTAAAAAGCATTCCGTTTAACTTCTTTTCTCTTGTCTTAATCTTAATCGGCATTTATTACAGTTTTTTTAAAAAGCCGAAAGAAAGTGAATCGGATGAAGCGATGCAGCAAAATTCCGGGGAGAACGCCGAAGAACAGCAAGGTGAGGAAGGATTGGATGCATGCCATAGAGCTTATGAACAAGATACTGCGATCAAACCACTGAATCTACTTCTTCCGCTGATCACGTTTCTTGGATTGACGATTTTTCTAAGCTGGTGGGACGGTCACAAAGGAGCGGATTCCGTTTTTCAAGCTTTCATTCGCAGTGATGCATTAGGGGTGATGCTGGAATCCCTGCTTATTTCGCTAATCCTTGCGTTTATCTACTTCATGTTTCAAAAATATAAGGTGTCCAAGCTAGTCAGTCACTTTATTAAGGGCGGAAATGAGTTAATGTCCGTTATCCTTCTGCTTGCACTGATCTGGGGAGTATCAGCAGTTTCCGAAGATCTCGGCTTTTCGGACTATATTACAGGGCATGTGGACTGGATTCCTCACCTGTTTGTAGCTCCGGTCATTTTCCTTCTTGGCGGAGTTATCTCTTACTTTATTGGATCTTCCTGGGGAACTTGGGGTCTGTTAATGCCGCTTGGGATTACGCTTGCCCATGATGCCGGCGTAAATATCCTGCTTGTCATTGGAGCGGTTTTTGCAAGCGGGACCTTTGGAGCTTTCGCTTCTCCTTTAAGCGATAACTCGGTAACCTTATGTACGATTATGGATTTGGACGTTATTAAATATTCTAAAAAGAAACTGGCTCCCGCGTTGATTGGTGCCGGGATAAGCGCGGTTCTGTTCGGGGTATTTTCCTTTTTTATGAGATAG
- a CDS encoding DNA polymerase IV: MDYSMYPRNDVLCIDMRSFYASVECAKRGMDPKTALLAVVGDPSRSGSIVLAASPALKKKHGISNVSRYFELPDDPQLVIAEAHMGDYLEVSVEITKTIMNYVPQEAIHVYSVDELWVTITGLQKLYGPPRETARLLQHQIREQFGIECAIGIGDNKFLAKVVMDIHAKKADDGIAVCRYENVERLLWPTPIEDIWGIGRRMTRNLNRMGIVTLGQLAKHPLKYLQKHYGIMGEQLYYHAWGIDLSPVTGSFIKTEQKSYGHGITLLRDYEKEEIYACFLDLCEEACRRARRDDKEGRTIHLGVGYAKETGGGFSRSMSIQTRTNSTMDVYKTVITLFERFYDGESKIRRVYISLTNLNDEADIQLSFFNDRTKEKDVGEVMDRIRDKFGTTAILRATSFTNSGITIERSNKIGGHNA, from the coding sequence ATGGATTATTCTATGTATCCGCGTAACGATGTGTTGTGCATTGATATGCGTTCCTTTTATGCAAGTGTCGAATGTGCTAAGCGCGGGATGGATCCCAAAACAGCTCTGCTTGCTGTCGTCGGGGATCCAAGCCGGAGCGGAAGCATTGTCCTTGCTGCCTCGCCGGCATTGAAAAAAAAGCATGGCATCAGCAATGTCAGCCGCTATTTTGAGCTTCCTGATGACCCTCAGCTTGTGATCGCTGAAGCTCATATGGGCGACTATCTTGAAGTATCTGTAGAAATAACGAAGACCATTATGAATTACGTACCTCAAGAGGCGATCCACGTTTATTCCGTTGATGAATTATGGGTGACGATTACTGGTTTGCAGAAGTTATACGGTCCTCCTCGTGAGACTGCCCGGCTGCTGCAGCACCAAATCCGTGAACAATTCGGCATCGAATGTGCCATTGGGATCGGGGATAACAAGTTTTTAGCGAAAGTCGTCATGGATATTCACGCGAAAAAAGCAGACGACGGTATAGCCGTATGCCGTTATGAAAATGTAGAACGGCTGTTATGGCCTACTCCGATTGAAGATATCTGGGGAATCGGCCGCCGCATGACGCGAAATTTAAACCGTATGGGAATTGTTACGCTCGGCCAGCTTGCGAAACACCCATTGAAATATTTGCAGAAGCATTACGGAATTATGGGGGAACAGTTGTATTACCACGCGTGGGGGATTGATCTTAGCCCTGTCACCGGAAGTTTTATTAAGACGGAGCAGAAAAGCTATGGTCACGGCATTACACTGCTTAGGGATTATGAAAAAGAAGAAATCTATGCGTGCTTTTTAGACTTGTGCGAGGAAGCCTGCCGCAGAGCAAGAAGAGATGATAAGGAGGGGCGGACGATTCATTTAGGTGTCGGCTATGCTAAAGAAACCGGAGGCGGATTCAGCCGGTCGATGTCTATCCAGACCCGGACCAATAGTACAATGGATGTGTATAAAACTGTAATTACATTATTTGAGCGCTTTTATGATGGAGAAAGTAAAATTCGCAGAGTCTACATTTCACTCACCAATCTTAACGACGAAGCGGATATCCAACTGAGTTTTTTTAATGACCGCACAAAAGAAAAGGACGTAGGGGAAGTGATGGACAGAATCCGCGATAAATTCGGAACGACGGCTATACTCAGGGCTACCAGCTTCACGAATTCCGGGATTACAATTGAACGAAGCAATAAAATTGGCGGACATAATGCTTAA
- a CDS encoding class I SAM-dependent methyltransferase — MENKYLDLLALFGIGGAHPGGLALTEDLLNEEKITPETYVLDIGCGTGQTAWHLFHTFGCRVAAVDQHPLMIEKTKKRFEDHLSRVDIIQGDAENLEFDSDLFDLVLSESVVSFTSIEKTIGELYRVLKPGGHLLMIEMTAENKLSDSEKQEVHDIYGVKQVFCENEWKDLLYEKGFTYIEAEDISLAHAAADQQDYSPSANIGVEHYDLWVKHAAFISSADVPIGCRVYRCYK; from the coding sequence ATGGAAAATAAATATTTAGATTTATTAGCTTTATTTGGGATCGGTGGCGCTCATCCAGGCGGTCTTGCATTGACGGAGGATTTGTTAAACGAGGAAAAAATCACCCCTGAAACGTATGTGCTCGATATCGGCTGCGGCACCGGCCAGACAGCCTGGCACTTATTTCATACATTTGGCTGCCGGGTAGCTGCAGTCGATCAGCATCCTCTTATGATCGAAAAGACGAAAAAAAGATTTGAAGATCATTTGAGCCGGGTGGATATCATCCAGGGAGACGCTGAGAATCTGGAATTTGACAGTGATTTATTCGACTTAGTTTTATCTGAATCGGTCGTCTCTTTTACATCTATTGAAAAAACTATCGGAGAGTTGTACAGGGTTTTGAAGCCTGGCGGGCATCTCTTGATGATTGAAATGACAGCTGAAAATAAGCTGTCTGATAGTGAAAAGCAAGAAGTACACGATATCTATGGTGTGAAACAGGTGTTTTGTGAGAATGAGTGGAAGGATCTTTTGTATGAAAAAGGGTTCACTTATATAGAAGCAGAAGACATCTCGCTCGCCCATGCAGCCGCGGATCAGCAGGATTACAGTCCTTCAGCGAACATTGGTGTCGAGCATTATGATCTGTGGGTAAAGCATGCCGCCTTTATTTCAAGCGCGGATGTACCAATTGGCTGCCGTGTGTACCGTTGTTATAAATAA
- a CDS encoding polysaccharide deacetylase family protein, whose protein sequence is MRSIRIIVLILMGILFLSTGTYYLMNARTVQLFGGITSKVSTEEKVVALTFDDGPTQLTDSLLQLLNNYKAKATFFLIGNELEKHMDFGRQIAGEGHQLGNHSYTHKRMIFKSQCFIKKEIERTNDLIRKTGYEGEIDFRPPNGKKLAGLPYYLNKQGIETITWSLEPDSYFDKNPDKLNYVKEKVEPGSIILLHPMYDKNELEVVQGILESLSKEGYQFVTVNELQQYESRASKES, encoded by the coding sequence ATGAGAAGCATAAGAATAATCGTCCTAATTCTAATGGGCATCCTATTTTTATCAACAGGGACCTATTATTTAATGAATGCGAGAACCGTGCAGCTTTTTGGCGGGATCACGAGTAAAGTCAGCACAGAAGAAAAGGTCGTCGCCCTGACGTTTGACGACGGTCCTACTCAACTTACCGATTCTCTTCTGCAACTGCTGAACAACTATAAGGCGAAAGCAACTTTTTTTCTTATCGGAAATGAACTGGAAAAGCATATGGACTTTGGAAGGCAAATCGCAGGAGAGGGGCATCAATTGGGGAATCACTCGTACACCCATAAGCGAATGATTTTTAAAAGCCAATGTTTTATTAAAAAGGAAATAGAAAGAACAAATGACTTGATTCGTAAAACAGGTTATGAAGGCGAAATTGATTTTCGTCCGCCGAACGGGAAAAAATTGGCGGGGCTCCCCTATTATTTAAACAAACAAGGAATCGAAACCATTACTTGGAGTCTTGAACCGGATTCTTATTTTGACAAAAATCCGGATAAGCTTAATTATGTAAAAGAGAAGGTAGAGCCTGGTTCAATTATTCTGCTCCACCCAATGTATGATAAAAATGAACTTGAAGTTGTTCAGGGAATTCTGGAGTCGCTTTCCAAGGAAGGCTACCAGTTTGTTACCGTAAACGAACTTCAACAATACGAATCACGAGCTTCTAAGGAAAGTTAA
- a CDS encoding homocysteine S-methyltransferase family protein, with translation MKRTLEERLQDGPVICGEGYLFELERRGYLQAGSFVPEVALDNPQALKQTYRDYMLAGSDVVLAFTYNGHREKMRIIGKEDLLEPLNRQAIRLAKEVAEEHPEEEALVAGNISNTNLFDPEDEESKAAIRSMFHEMISWCKEEGVDFVNGETFYYYEEAKIALEEIKKQGLPAVITFGVMGENKLRDGYEVEEACRLLEQQGALVVGMNCFRGPATMQPYIERITQAVDGYVGALPIPYRTTEEHPTFFNLPDGGCSCSLPTETTFPTSLDPLYCNRYELAEWAKEAQRSGVHYYGLCCGASPSMLREVAETVGRKTVNSTYSPDMEKHFLFGSDSTLNQTNTAYKTRA, from the coding sequence ATGAAGCGAACTCTAGAAGAAAGATTGCAGGATGGGCCCGTAATCTGCGGTGAGGGCTACTTATTTGAATTGGAACGGAGAGGGTATTTGCAGGCGGGCTCATTTGTCCCAGAAGTGGCACTTGATAATCCACAGGCATTAAAACAGACTTACCGGGATTATATGCTTGCTGGTTCTGATGTGGTGCTGGCTTTTACGTATAACGGGCACCGTGAGAAAATGAGAATTATTGGTAAGGAAGATTTACTTGAGCCGTTGAATAGACAGGCGATCAGGCTGGCCAAGGAAGTAGCGGAAGAACACCCTGAAGAAGAGGCACTGGTTGCCGGGAATATTTCCAATACTAATTTGTTCGACCCTGAAGATGAAGAATCAAAAGCGGCCATTCGAAGTATGTTTCATGAGATGATCAGCTGGTGCAAAGAAGAAGGCGTCGATTTTGTTAACGGGGAAACCTTTTATTACTACGAAGAAGCAAAAATTGCTCTCGAAGAAATTAAGAAGCAAGGACTTCCGGCGGTCATTACCTTTGGCGTGATGGGAGAAAATAAATTACGGGATGGTTATGAGGTAGAAGAAGCTTGCCGCCTCCTTGAACAACAAGGGGCTTTAGTGGTGGGAATGAATTGTTTCCGCGGTCCTGCTACGATGCAGCCTTACATCGAAAGAATTACTCAGGCCGTCGATGGATACGTTGGCGCACTGCCTATTCCATACCGGACAACAGAAGAACATCCGACCTTCTTTAATCTGCCGGACGGCGGCTGTTCCTGCTCCCTTCCAACGGAGACCACTTTCCCGACTTCACTTGATCCATTATACTGCAACAGGTATGAGTTAGCAGAATGGGCAAAAGAAGCGCAGCGTTCCGGGGTGCATTACTATGGTTTATGCTGCGGTGCTTCTCCTAGTATGCTGAGAGAAGTAGCTGAAACGGTAGGAAGAAAAACAGTGAACTCCACCTACTCTCCTGACATGGAGAAACACTTTTTATTTGGCAGTGACAGTACACTGAATCAAACGAATACTGCTTATAAAACCAGAGCTTAA